The following coding sequences lie in one bacterium genomic window:
- a CDS encoding DUF502 domain-containing protein: MLRFVQRHFLTGLLAIAPLVITTWILWRLYAIISATMRPWLARIPALSEAYPEFFLTLIGVLVFILLITLVGLFTRNLIGVAFFRLLERFFQQIPVVKSVFSVVQQMSAVFLRDQRRAFQDVVVFAYPRPGLYSLGFVTRDEEGDDLVNVFLPTAPNPTSGFMLLMPRAEIRSVDIPVEDAIKLIVSGGSIMSAAQADAIRTRIDMALPAGRGAPAHETRPAAATDDTPNPDGAA; this comes from the coding sequence GTGCTCCGCTTCGTGCAGCGCCATTTCCTGACGGGACTGCTGGCGATCGCCCCGCTGGTGATCACCACGTGGATCCTCTGGCGCCTGTACGCGATCATCAGCGCCACCATGCGGCCCTGGCTGGCGCGCATCCCGGCCCTGAGCGAGGCCTATCCGGAGTTCTTCCTGACCCTGATCGGCGTGTTGGTCTTCATCCTGCTGATCACGCTGGTGGGCCTGTTCACGCGGAACCTGATCGGCGTCGCCTTCTTCCGGCTGCTCGAGCGCTTCTTCCAGCAGATCCCGGTGGTCAAGAGCGTCTTCTCGGTGGTGCAGCAGATGTCGGCGGTCTTCCTGCGCGACCAGCGGCGGGCCTTCCAGGACGTGGTGGTCTTCGCCTATCCGCGGCCGGGCCTGTACTCCCTGGGCTTCGTCACGCGTGACGAGGAGGGCGACGACCTGGTGAACGTCTTCCTGCCGACGGCGCCCAACCCGACCTCGGGCTTCATGCTCCTGATGCCGCGGGCCGAGATCCGCTCGGTGGACATCCCGGTGGAGGACGCCATCAAGCTGATCGTGTCGGGCGGGTCGATCATGTCGGCGGCCCAGGCCGACGCCATCCGCACGCGGATCGACATGGCGCTCCCGGCGGGCCGGGGCGCTCCGGCCCACGAAACCAGGCCCGCGGCCGCGACCGACGACACCCCGAACCCGGACGGTGCAGCGTGA
- the ybeY gene encoding rRNA maturation RNase YbeY — translation MRLTLVERRSGPDGTSAVFHGEGWARLGRLAGALGDPAWDVDVVLVDDAAMADLNREYRDGDGVTDVLSFSYLEEAGDGEPVLAAGARGAACDLWPSELPGAGAVGELVLAPAFIAARCAQNGWPLADEIPLLVVHGCLHLLGWDHRDEVETEAMRDLEESLLAGEGLAHPLRRRS, via the coding sequence GTGAGGCTGACGCTGGTCGAGCGGCGGTCGGGCCCGGACGGGACCTCGGCGGTCTTCCACGGGGAGGGCTGGGCCCGGCTGGGGCGTCTGGCCGGGGCCCTCGGCGATCCGGCCTGGGACGTGGACGTGGTGCTGGTGGACGACGCGGCCATGGCCGACCTGAACCGCGAGTACCGGGACGGCGACGGCGTGACCGACGTGCTCTCGTTCTCGTACCTGGAGGAGGCCGGCGACGGGGAGCCGGTGCTGGCCGCCGGTGCGCGCGGGGCGGCCTGCGACCTGTGGCCGTCGGAGTTGCCCGGGGCCGGCGCGGTCGGCGAACTGGTGCTGGCACCGGCGTTCATCGCGGCCCGCTGCGCGCAGAACGGCTGGCCCCTGGCTGACGAGATCCCCCTGCTCGTGGTGCACGGCTGCCTGCACCTGCTGGGCTGGGACCACCGCGACGAGGTCGAGACCGAAGCCATGCGCGACCTCGAGGAAAGCCTGCTGGCGGGGGAGGGCCTGGCCCATCCCCTGCGACGGAGGAGTTGA
- the mgtE gene encoding magnesium transporter has product MNDETRRDPGQATPGEDERQDERVLDPANLDAEHHALEKSFREHLSAGDHGAIRDLAQELSPGDLSEILRPLSVEDTALILKQLPGDELAEVLSEIDNRSVEALFTLLDNDEIADLLEEMPSDDAADVLEDMPSEQAAEILAAMEAEERSEVEELLQYGPESAGGLMGKEYTTVTEDQTAAEAVAALRGVEESDLEETHFVYVVDARGRLTGQVPMYRLVIARPERRVAELMEPDPLYVEVDLDQEEVAAFARLHDLISVPVVDHQMRLVGRITADDVLDVMEEEAREDFSRLAGVSVEEFGEQSSFRVARSRLPWLFGALLGQLGAVSVLAHFEASLEARVTLVIYIPMIMAMAGNIGIQTSSVVVRGLATGEVDFFHLGRHFLRELGTAMLIGLSVAVAIAGVSMLFSGDPSISLVLAMTMVVVVLFAAMAGTGIPMVLHRAGVDPAVATGPFITTANDVVSMLIYVRLATWVLGLGRAG; this is encoded by the coding sequence GTGAACGACGAGACCAGGCGGGACCCCGGTCAGGCGACCCCGGGCGAGGACGAGCGCCAGGACGAGCGCGTGCTCGACCCGGCGAATCTCGACGCCGAGCACCACGCCCTCGAGAAGTCCTTCCGCGAGCACCTCTCCGCGGGCGACCACGGGGCCATCCGCGACCTCGCCCAGGAACTCTCGCCGGGCGACCTCTCGGAGATCCTGCGGCCGCTGAGCGTGGAGGACACGGCGCTCATCCTGAAGCAGCTGCCGGGCGACGAGCTGGCCGAGGTGCTCAGCGAGATCGACAACCGTTCGGTCGAGGCCCTGTTCACCCTGCTGGACAACGACGAGATCGCCGACCTGCTCGAGGAGATGCCGTCGGACGACGCCGCGGACGTGCTCGAGGACATGCCCAGCGAGCAGGCCGCCGAGATCCTGGCCGCCATGGAGGCCGAGGAACGCTCCGAGGTGGAGGAACTGCTCCAGTACGGCCCCGAGTCGGCCGGCGGCCTCATGGGCAAGGAGTACACGACCGTCACCGAGGACCAGACCGCCGCCGAGGCGGTGGCCGCCCTGCGCGGCGTCGAGGAGAGCGACCTCGAGGAGACCCACTTCGTGTACGTGGTCGACGCGCGCGGCCGGCTCACGGGCCAGGTGCCCATGTACCGCCTGGTGATCGCGCGCCCGGAGCGGAGGGTCGCCGAGCTCATGGAGCCCGATCCGCTCTACGTCGAGGTCGATCTCGACCAGGAGGAGGTGGCCGCCTTCGCCCGGCTGCACGACCTGATCTCCGTGCCCGTGGTCGACCACCAGATGCGGCTCGTGGGCCGCATCACCGCCGACGACGTGCTGGACGTCATGGAGGAGGAGGCCAGGGAGGACTTCTCCCGCCTCGCCGGCGTCAGCGTCGAGGAATTCGGCGAGCAGAGCTCGTTCCGCGTCGCGCGCTCGCGGCTGCCGTGGCTCTTCGGTGCCCTGCTCGGGCAGCTCGGCGCGGTCTCGGTGCTGGCCCACTTCGAGGCCAGCCTCGAGGCGCGGGTCACCCTGGTCATCTACATCCCCATGATCATGGCCATGGCGGGCAACATCGGCATCCAGACCTCGTCGGTGGTGGTGCGCGGCCTGGCCACGGGCGAGGTCGACTTCTTCCACCTCGGCCGGCACTTCCTGCGCGAGCTGGGCACCGCCATGCTGATCGGCCTGTCGGTGGCGGTGGCCATCGCCGGGGTCTCGATGCTCTTCAGCGGCGATCCCTCGATCTCGCTGGTGCTGGCCATGACGATGGTCGTGGTGGTGCTGTTCGCGGCCATGGCCGGCACGGGCATCCCCATGGTGCTGCACCGGGCGGGGGTCGATCCGGCCGTGGCGACCGGACCCTTCATCACGACGGCCAACGACGTGGTGAGCATGCTCATCTACGTGAGGCTGGCGACCTGGGTCCTGGGCCTCGGGCGGGCGGGCTGA
- a CDS encoding HlyC/CorC family transporter: MDGSAAGMTLATGTIVMTVVCWLGALLLAGLMSAHYRVSGLSRNGLVDDQRLGAVLREYVTEDRRFQVTTGTLYLLLTVLGAFGWGHLLSRLWTGALDFNFHLMFAVTTVLAWSLGGLVFKMLAAGAALGYARVVGGLVYPLYWLLRPWSALMLAVMNRLDDTLWIADAQSHLSAGEIRSLIKTDNPADNLDQDEREMIQSIFEFHDTAVREIMIPRIDMVALDGALEVSEALGSIIEEGHSRIPIYEGGVDKIVGILYAKDLLKLHGEGGLTTPGVTLASLVREAYFIPESKKIDEVLDEFRAKRIHMAVVIDEYGGTAGLVTLEDVIEEIVGEIEDEFDEEENLVTWVDARTVRLDPKINLEDLAEDLGVDFAGAEGLATSETLGGLIYEAAGNVPADGDVVEVAGFRITVEEVADQRLVRVLMSSGQDLPGFGRRPESEAAEEA; the protein is encoded by the coding sequence ATGGACGGATCTGCTGCGGGAATGACCCTGGCCACCGGCACGATCGTGATGACCGTCGTCTGCTGGCTGGGCGCGCTGCTCCTGGCCGGGCTCATGTCGGCCCACTACCGGGTCAGCGGACTGAGCCGGAACGGTCTCGTGGACGACCAGCGGCTCGGCGCCGTGCTGCGCGAGTACGTGACGGAGGACCGACGCTTCCAGGTGACCACCGGCACGCTCTACCTGCTGCTCACGGTGCTCGGCGCCTTCGGCTGGGGGCACCTGCTGTCGCGCCTGTGGACCGGCGCTCTGGACTTCAACTTCCATCTGATGTTCGCCGTCACCACGGTGCTGGCCTGGAGCCTCGGCGGTCTCGTCTTCAAGATGCTCGCGGCGGGGGCCGCCCTGGGCTACGCGCGGGTGGTGGGGGGCCTGGTGTATCCGCTCTACTGGCTGCTGCGGCCGTGGTCGGCCCTCATGCTGGCGGTCATGAACCGCCTCGACGACACCCTGTGGATCGCCGACGCGCAGTCCCACCTGTCGGCCGGCGAGATCCGCAGCCTGATCAAGACCGACAATCCGGCCGACAACCTCGACCAGGACGAGCGGGAGATGATCCAGAGCATCTTCGAGTTCCACGACACCGCCGTGCGCGAGATCATGATCCCGCGCATCGACATGGTGGCGCTCGACGGGGCCCTCGAGGTGTCCGAGGCCCTGGGCAGCATCATCGAGGAAGGCCACTCGCGCATCCCGATCTACGAGGGAGGCGTCGACAAGATCGTCGGCATCCTCTACGCCAAGGACCTGCTCAAGCTCCACGGCGAGGGCGGCCTGACGACGCCCGGCGTCACCCTGGCGAGCCTGGTCCGCGAGGCCTACTTCATCCCCGAGAGCAAGAAGATCGACGAGGTGCTCGACGAGTTCCGCGCCAAGCGCATCCACATGGCCGTCGTCATCGACGAGTACGGCGGCACGGCGGGCCTGGTCACCCTCGAGGACGTCATCGAGGAGATCGTCGGCGAGATCGAGGACGAGTTCGACGAGGAGGAGAACCTCGTCACCTGGGTCGACGCGCGGACCGTGCGCCTCGACCCGAAGATCAACCTGGAGGACCTGGCCGAGGACCTGGGCGTCGACTTCGCCGGGGCCGAGGGGCTGGCGACGAGCGAGACCCTGGGCGGCCTGATCTACGAGGCGGCGGGCAACGTGCCGGCCGACGGCGACGTGGTCGAGGTGGCGGGGTTCCGCATCACCGTCGAGGAAGTGGCCGACCAGCGGCTGGTGCGGGTGCTCATGAGCAGCGGGCAGGACCTGCCGGGCTTCGGCCGGCGTCCGGAATCCGAAGCCGCCGAGGAGGCCTGA
- the glyQ gene encoding glycine--tRNA ligase subunit alpha — protein MEYQQMIANLQKFWSDYGCVVVQPYNSEVGAGTFNPNTFLRSLGPEPWRVAYVEPSKRPKDGRYLENPNRVHQFLQYQVILKPNPANSQELYLESLRALGIKAEEHDIRFVEDDWESPTLGAAGLGWEVWLDGMEVSQFTYFQQVGGVRCKPVSVELTYGLLRLCMFIQEVDHVKDIVWGGGLTWGEVMGQFEREYSAFNFEHADIDMYRRHFDEKEAEARALLEAGLVHPGYDAVIKCSHIFNVLEARGAISVTERTGYIARVRNLARLAATSYVKSREDLGFPLLKEKAAE, from the coding sequence ATGGAATACCAGCAGATGATCGCCAACCTCCAGAAGTTCTGGAGCGACTACGGCTGCGTGGTCGTCCAGCCCTACAACAGCGAGGTGGGGGCGGGCACCTTCAACCCGAACACCTTCCTGCGCTCGCTGGGGCCGGAGCCGTGGCGTGTGGCCTACGTCGAGCCGAGCAAGCGGCCCAAGGACGGCCGCTACCTCGAGAATCCGAACCGCGTGCACCAGTTCCTGCAGTACCAGGTCATCCTGAAGCCGAATCCGGCCAACAGCCAGGAGCTCTACCTCGAATCGCTGCGGGCCCTGGGCATCAAGGCCGAGGAGCACGACATCCGCTTCGTCGAGGACGACTGGGAGTCGCCCACCCTCGGCGCCGCCGGCCTCGGCTGGGAGGTGTGGCTGGACGGCATGGAGGTGTCGCAGTTCACCTACTTCCAGCAGGTGGGGGGCGTGCGCTGCAAGCCGGTCTCGGTGGAGCTGACCTACGGCCTGCTGCGGCTGTGCATGTTCATCCAGGAAGTCGACCACGTGAAGGACATCGTCTGGGGCGGGGGGCTCACCTGGGGCGAGGTCATGGGCCAGTTCGAGCGCGAGTACAGCGCCTTCAACTTCGAGCACGCCGACATCGACATGTACCGGCGGCACTTCGACGAGAAGGAGGCCGAGGCCAGGGCGCTGCTGGAGGCCGGCCTCGTGCACCCGGGCTACGACGCGGTGATCAAGTGCAGCCACATCTTCAACGTGCTGGAGGCGCGCGGGGCCATCTCGGTGACCGAGCGCACCGGCTACATCGCCCGCGTGCGCAACCTGGCCCGCCTGGCCGCGACCAGCTACGTCAAGAGCCGCGAAGACCTGGGGTTCCCCCTGCTCAAGGAGAAGGCCGCCGAATGA
- a CDS encoding recombination protein O N-terminal domain-containing protein, whose amino-acid sequence MLPRPAASCEGVVLRTWPCGETSVIASLLTRDHGYVKVIAKAARRPSSRLRALVEPGRVVSVEFSLDPARELQYLRGGAVERDPLGPGASLEQSIFMQGALELIDRCRPRAEAGDGRPDHGSAVELFEICDGFIRMLSSPSCARPDLAFFAFEWQLLARHGMAPEVDGCAACGAATDGGPGALWFSPAEGGVLCGDCARRDGGGAGKPLGARALAVFRAMAGGGIDVGAEADFDRALRREVGAHLHNFLGYHLPGYRLPAALELLRARKEKDSAR is encoded by the coding sequence GTGCTGCCGCGTCCGGCCGCCAGCTGCGAGGGCGTCGTGCTGCGCACCTGGCCCTGCGGCGAGACCAGCGTCATCGCCTCGCTGCTGACCCGCGACCACGGCTACGTGAAGGTGATCGCCAAGGCGGCGCGGCGGCCGAGTTCGCGCCTGCGGGCGCTTGTCGAGCCGGGCCGCGTCGTGAGCGTCGAATTCAGCCTCGATCCGGCGCGGGAGCTGCAGTACCTGCGGGGCGGCGCGGTCGAACGCGATCCCCTCGGCCCCGGCGCCAGCCTCGAGCAGTCGATCTTCATGCAGGGCGCCCTCGAGCTCATCGACCGCTGCCGGCCCCGGGCCGAAGCGGGCGACGGCCGGCCCGACCACGGGTCGGCGGTCGAGTTATTCGAGATTTGCGACGGTTTCATCCGGATGTTATCGTCGCCGTCCTGTGCCCGGCCCGATCTGGCTTTCTTCGCCTTCGAGTGGCAGCTGCTGGCGCGGCACGGCATGGCCCCCGAGGTCGACGGCTGCGCCGCCTGCGGGGCCGCCACCGACGGGGGGCCGGGCGCCCTCTGGTTCAGCCCGGCCGAGGGTGGGGTCCTGTGCGGCGACTGCGCCCGCCGCGACGGCGGGGGCGCCGGCAAGCCCCTCGGCGCGCGGGCCCTGGCGGTCTTCCGGGCCATGGCCGGCGGCGGCATCGACGTGGGCGCGGAGGCGGATTTCGACCGGGCCCTGCGCCGCGAGGTCGGCGCCCATCTGCACAACTTCCTGGGCTACCACCTGCCCGGCTACCGGCTGCCCGCCGCCCTGGAACTGCTGCGGGCCCGCAAGGAAAAGGACAGCGCGCGATGA
- a CDS encoding glycine--tRNA ligase subunit beta produces MSPETNRPVRLPFLLEIGSEEIPARFIPAAMADLARLLGEELEKAHLGWEGLRVLATPRRLAVLIDALDTRQPDRELTVKGPPVSVAFGADGRPTPAAEGFARKVGIALADCGRDTDQRGEFLVAHVSEPGRPAAEVLAEIVPRAVLGVAYRKTMRWGDHDLEYPRPLQWILSLLGDDVVPLRVDYLEAGRTTRGHRTLAADRAAAVAHPGDYEHVLRELGVIVDQDERRRLITAGLAAELASRDATAVLLADDELLTEVVFLCEHPTPFLGTFSEEYLDLPAEVITTALKAHQRYFSVGRSDGAGLRPLFAAVRDGGRDHLDNVIRGNERVLHARLADAHFYWTFDQKKSPDERTAMLGTVTWLEGFGSVLDKTDRLGDLAAWLWENGPGEGAVPEDLRRAARICKSDLVSEMIKDGKEFTKLEGFIGARYAALAGENAQVCRSIERHYLPRSAAGVLPRDRQAEVLSIADRLDTVAGCWLAGFAPTGAKDPYALRRHVLAILRILLENDLRLDLDAALDRALSGVAGFRPGADLPAVRAELGEFVRTRLEGFLVDAKGAEPAVVRAVLPVRWRDPVDAWAWVQALDGYREQDDFQLLATGFKRCRNILKEGLLPVAELDACRARWLAGGRGADGEDFADLPEAPERDLWQATAAAMPALAAAEASRDYHQVFAFFSGLGPAIDRYFDQVRVNTDDPGLTASRHAFLRELDGLFAQYADFAAVAAADL; encoded by the coding sequence ATGAGTCCGGAGACCAACCGCCCCGTCCGTCTGCCCTTCCTGCTGGAGATCGGCAGCGAGGAGATCCCCGCCCGCTTCATCCCGGCGGCCATGGCCGACCTCGCGCGCCTGCTCGGCGAGGAGCTGGAGAAGGCCCACCTGGGCTGGGAGGGCCTGCGGGTGCTGGCCACCCCGCGGCGCCTGGCCGTCCTGATCGACGCCCTGGACACGCGCCAGCCCGATCGGGAGCTGACGGTCAAGGGGCCGCCGGTGTCGGTGGCGTTCGGCGCCGACGGCCGCCCGACCCCGGCGGCCGAGGGATTCGCCCGCAAGGTCGGCATCGCCCTGGCGGACTGCGGGCGCGACACGGACCAACGCGGCGAGTTCCTGGTGGCCCACGTGAGCGAGCCCGGGCGACCGGCCGCCGAGGTGCTGGCCGAGATCGTGCCGCGGGCCGTGCTCGGGGTGGCCTACCGCAAGACCATGCGTTGGGGCGACCACGATCTGGAGTACCCGCGCCCATTGCAGTGGATCCTGAGCCTGCTCGGTGATGATGTTGTCCCGCTTCGGGTTGACTATCTCGAGGCCGGGCGCACGACGCGGGGGCACCGCACCCTGGCCGCCGACCGCGCGGCGGCGGTGGCCCATCCGGGCGACTACGAGCATGTGCTGCGGGAGTTGGGGGTCATCGTCGACCAGGACGAGCGCCGGCGGCTGATCACCGCGGGACTGGCGGCCGAACTGGCCTCGCGCGACGCCACGGCGGTGCTGCTCGCGGACGACGAGCTGCTGACCGAGGTCGTGTTCCTCTGCGAGCATCCGACCCCGTTCCTGGGCACCTTCAGCGAGGAGTACCTGGACCTGCCCGCCGAGGTCATCACCACGGCCCTCAAGGCCCACCAGCGCTACTTCTCGGTGGGGCGGAGCGACGGCGCGGGCCTGCGGCCCCTCTTCGCGGCCGTGCGCGACGGCGGCCGCGACCACCTGGACAACGTGATCCGCGGCAACGAGCGGGTGCTCCACGCGCGGCTCGCCGACGCCCACTTCTACTGGACCTTCGACCAGAAGAAGTCGCCGGACGAACGCACCGCCATGCTCGGCACCGTCACCTGGCTCGAGGGCTTCGGGTCGGTGCTCGACAAGACGGACCGGCTCGGGGACCTGGCGGCGTGGCTGTGGGAGAACGGACCGGGGGAGGGTGCGGTGCCGGAGGACCTGCGGCGGGCGGCCCGGATCTGCAAGAGCGACCTGGTCAGCGAGATGATCAAGGACGGCAAGGAGTTCACCAAGCTCGAAGGCTTCATCGGGGCCCGCTATGCCGCCCTGGCGGGGGAGAACGCGCAGGTCTGCCGCTCCATCGAACGCCACTACCTGCCCCGCAGCGCCGCCGGCGTCCTGCCCCGCGACCGCCAGGCCGAGGTGCTGTCCATCGCCGATCGCCTGGACACGGTGGCCGGCTGCTGGCTGGCCGGCTTCGCGCCCACGGGGGCCAAGGATCCCTACGCCCTGCGGCGGCACGTGCTGGCCATCCTGCGCATCCTGCTGGAGAACGACCTGCGGCTCGACCTGGACGCCGCCCTGGACCGGGCCCTGTCCGGGGTGGCCGGCTTCCGGCCCGGCGCCGATCTGCCGGCGGTGCGGGCCGAGCTGGGCGAGTTCGTCCGCACCCGGCTCGAGGGATTCCTGGTCGACGCCAAGGGCGCCGAACCGGCGGTGGTGCGCGCGGTGCTGCCGGTGCGTTGGCGCGACCCGGTCGACGCCTGGGCCTGGGTGCAGGCCCTGGACGGCTACCGGGAGCAGGACGACTTCCAGCTCCTGGCCACGGGCTTCAAGCGCTGCCGGAACATCCTCAAGGAGGGCCTGCTGCCGGTGGCCGAGCTCGACGCCTGCCGCGCCCGCTGGCTGGCCGGGGGACGGGGGGCCGACGGCGAGGACTTCGCGGACCTGCCCGAGGCCCCGGAGCGGGATCTGTGGCAGGCGACCGCCGCGGCCATGCCGGCCCTGGCGGCGGCCGAAGCGTCCCGGGATTACCACCAGGTGTTCGCCTTCTTTTCGGGCCTGGGGCCCGCCATCGACCGCTACTTCGACCAGGTGCGGGTCAACACCGACGACCCCGGGCTGACGGCGAGCCGGCACGCCTTCCTGCGCGAATTGGACGGGCTTTTCGCCCAGTACGCCGATTTCGCGGCGGTGGCCGCGGCTGACCTCTAG